ACGTATATCATCGCCAAGTAATGAGGGTGGTATTTAATGGAAATCAAGCAACTACAAAGGTACTTCAATAGCGCTTGGCTGAAGTTTAGTTTTGATACATTGTTTCGACTAGCTCGTGATCCTTGGCAGTACGTCAGTGCTTATGAGCAATGGAAGTATGAGCAAGAACTACAACTTCTACCATCCACATCTATTTTTCAAGCACTTGAATTAGGGTGTGCAGAAGGTATATTTACAGTTCAATTAGCTGCGCGTGTACAAAAATTGGTAGCGGCAGACATTTCACCGATTGCATTAATGCGGGCAAATCAGCGATGTGTTTTGCACCAATGTGAAAACGTCAAACTGATTCAGTTTGATATTACTCAGGATGAACTTCCATCGGAACGGTTTGACTTGATCATCTGTAGTGAAATCTTATACTATGTCGGCAATCAAACTATCCTACAAGAAGTTGCACAAAAGCTAGCTCAAGCACTCAAGCCCAACGGCTATCTATTGACTAGCAACGACTATCGAGTCAAAACGTCCCCACACAAAAGCGAAAACTTCAGTAACTCGCGCGTGTTTGGTGCGGAAGCCATCGGTGCAACCTTGTCTCAAACAAAATTACAA
Above is a genomic segment from Nostoc sp. MS1 containing:
- a CDS encoding class I SAM-dependent DNA methyltransferase, which codes for MEIKQLQRYFNSAWLKFSFDTLFRLARDPWQYVSAYEQWKYEQELQLLPSTSIFQALELGCAEGIFTVQLAARVQKLVAADISPIALMRANQRCVLHQCENVKLIQFDITQDELPSERFDLIICSEILYYVGNQTILQEVAQKLAQALKPNGYLLTSNDYRVKTSPHKSENFSNSRVFGAEAIGATLSQTKLQLVKVIRTPFHCTHLFQRSLSSSESVVLPEIVSFSQAEIPQPQKGLFDWFSIAAIANGWRR